A region of the Microbaculum marinisediminis genome:
GTCTGCACAAGTACCGATCCGGCCGAAATCATCTTCGTGTCCACGCGGCCTCCTCACCGCGGAAATTCCTGATTTTCATATAAGAAAATTTTCATTATTGACAATTTTGTTGCCCCTTCATAGCGTCGACTCCGGGAGCCGGCTTCAGGGAGAGGTCCCGAAGCCCAATTTGATCTACGGAGGAAATCGACGTGGTTTTTCGCAGGGGAGTTTCGCGCCTGGTTCTGGCGGCTGCACTTGGCTTCGGTCTGGCGGGCAGCGCTGTGGCGGAAGAAGAGATCATCATCGGCGGTGCGCTCAGCCTGACCGGGGTTCAGGCGCCGCTTGATGAACCTGGCCTCAAGGGCGCTGAAGTTGCCGTGAAGGCGTTGAACGACCAGGGCGGCCTGCTCGGCAAGAAGGTCAAGCTGATCAACATCGACGGCAAGAGCGATCCGGTGACTGTCGGCAACAACGCCATCAACGTGATCGATCAGGGAGCCGAGCTGATCATTGCGCCTTGCGATTTCGATTTCGGCGGTCCCGCCAGCCGCGAGGCGCAGAACGCGGATATCGTCGGCATCTCGACTTGCGCCTCCGATCCGCTTTACAGCGCCTGGTCGCTCGGCGACAAGCAGTTCACGCTGTCGATGTGGAACACGGCTATGGGCGCGACCGCGGCCGAGTATGCCTTCAATGAGCGCGGCTGGAAGTCAGCCTATGTCGTCACCGACCAGTTCATTGCCTATACCAAGAGCCTGAGCAAGTATTTCACCCAGCATTACAAGGACCTGGGTGGCGAGGTCGTGCTTGAGGATGCCTACACGCAGGGCGCGCAGGACTTTTCGGCGCAACTCGCCCGGCTTCAGGCCCTGCCCGAAAAGCCGGATGTGATTTTCATCTCGTCTTATATGCCGGACCTCGGTACCATCATCCGCGCGATCCGCGAAGTCGGTATCACGACGCCCATCATGGGCGGTGACTCCTACGACGATCCGAGCCTCTTCGAAGCTCTGGGCGAGCGCTTCGGCAACGACATCTACTTCGTTAGCCATACCTGGATGGGTTCTGAGGCGCATCCCGACATGAGCAAGTTCATCGAGCTCTACAAGGCCCAGCACGGCGCCGAGCCCGACACCTCCTTTGTCGCCACCGGCTGGGATACGGTCATGCTGATGGCACAGGCGGTCGAGATCGCCGGCTCCACCGACGGTGCGGCCGTTGCCAAGGCGCTCGAGGAAAACGAGTTCGACCTGCTCACCGGCAAACTCTCTTATTCCAATGCCGAGCTCGGCCATCAGCCGGACAAATCCGCTGCGCTCATCGGCATCAGCGGCGGCAAGCCCTCCTTCCTCGGCTGGCGCCGCGCCGAGAGCCAGCCGCCTCTCTGATGCGCTGAAATCGGCGGCGGGGCGGGACGTTGCCAGTCTCTCCCCGCAGTTGCCGGCACGTACTTTCCGGATTCGGCAAGGTCTCACCTTTCCAAGTCATCCACACAATCCGGCTGCAAGAACATGGCCAATCAAAGCCTGAAGGCGAATTCCATCACGGTGGAATTCGTCGGCCTGCGGGCTCTCGACACTGTCAGCCTCACGCTGAACCGGGGCGAGATTCTCGGCCTCATCGGGCCGAATGGCTCGGGCAAGACGACGCTCATCAATGTGCTTACCGGGCAGGTGAAGCCGGTCTCCGGCACAGTCACCTGCGACGGCGAGGATATCAGCGCATTGCTGCCGCGCGAAAGGGCTCTACACGGTATCCTGCGTTCGTTCCAGACCGTGCGACTGTTCTCCAATCTGACGGTGGAGGAGAACATCGAGGTCGCCGCAATTGCCAAAGGCAGTTCGCGTCGAGAGGCCGGCAGGGTCGTCGATCGCCTGCTGGAGGAGTTCTCGCTGGGGACCTATCGCGCCGAACTCGCCGGTTCGCTCAGTTACGGCGACGAGCGTCGTGTCGAAATTGCCCGGGCGCTGGCGGCCGAGCCGAAATATCTGCTGCTCGACGAACCCGCTGCCGGCATGAACGAGGACGAGTCGGCGACGCTCATGCAGATTCTCGCCCGTCTGCCGCAGGAGCGTGACCTCGGCATCGTCATCATTGACCACGACATGCCGCTCATCATGCGCCTATGCCACCGCCTGCAGGCCATTGCTCAGGGAAGAACCATCGGCGAGGGCGGGGTGGACGAGGTGCGTCGCCTGCCGGCGGTGATCGAGGCCTATCTGGGCGCCGACGCTTTGACAACTGAAGACCATGCTTGAGATCGAAGAGATCGAACTGCGTTACGGTGCCGTCAAGGCGGTACGCGACGTGAGCCTGCGGGTGGAGCAGGGGGAACTCGTCACGCTGCTGGGGGCAAATGGCGCCGGCAAGTCGTCCACGCTGAAATCCATCGCCGGCGTCCTGAAACCGGCGCGCGGCACAATTCGGCTCGATGGGCGCGACATCTCCGGGCTGACGCCTGAGCAACTCGTGCGCCGGGGTGTGGCTATGGTGCCGGAAACCCGCGACGTGTTCCCCGATCTGACTGTTGAGGAAAACTTGCAGCTCGGCGCTTTCTGTCGCCGCAGGGATACGCGCGGTGTTGCGGCCAGCCAAGAACGAATGTTCGAGCTTTTCCCGCTGCTTGCCGAGCGCATCCGCCAGCCGGCCGGAACGTTGTCCGGCGGCCAGCAGCAGCAGCTCGTCATCGCGCGCGCCATGATGTCCGATCCCCGGCTGCTCCTTCTCGACGAGCCCTCGCTTGGCCTTGCGCCTGTTATCGTCGATCGCATTTTCGAGATGATTTTAGAGCTGCGCCAATCCGGCGTGACAATCCTTCTGGTGGAACAGAACGCCTCCAAGGCGCTCAAGATCAGCGACCGCTCCTATGTGCTGTCACTCGGCCGTGTCGCGACGTCCGGCGCTTCGGCCGACATCGCCGCGGGGTCCGACCTGAAATCGATCTATCTGGGGTGACGCCGTGGCGGTCTATGTACAGTTCCTGATCGACGTGCTGAGCCTTGGCAGCCTCTATGCGCTGATGGCGCTCGGTTTGGTCATCGTCTACGGCATCCTCAAACTGGTGAACTTCGCCTATGGCGAACTCATCATGGTCGCCGGATATTCGTTGTTCCTGCTCGGCGGCACGCCGCTTCCCTGGCTGGTCATGGCGGCGGTCGCCGTGCTGATGGCCATCGGAGCCGGCATCGCCACCGAGTACGCCGCCTTCCGCCCGGTGCGCTCCAAATCGGTGACGGCGGTGCTCATCACCTCCTTCGCTTTCTCCACCTTGCTGCAGAACGCGGCGCTGCTGTTCATCTCGCCGCGCGCCCGCACCGTGCCGCTCCCTGACATCTTCTCCGATACCGTGGTGTTGTTCGGCGCGATCATTCCGCTGCGCAACATCCTCACCATCGTTGCCGCCGCGATCATGCTGGCGATCTTTTCCTTCATCATGAAGAAGACTGTTCTGGGTCTGGCAATGCGCGCCGCCGCCACCAAGTTCACCATGGCGCGGATGCTGGGCATCCCGGCCAATCTGGTTATCACCTCGGCCTTCGCGCTGAGCGGCCTGTTGGCTGGCGTGGTCTCCCTGTTCTGGCTTGGCCGCATCGGCTCGGTCGTGCCGGGCATCGGTCTGGAGCCGCTGCTCGTCGCCTTCATCGCTACCGTCATCGGCGGCATGCGCAGTCTGCAGGGCGCAGTGTTCGGCGGATTCCTGCTGGCGCTGATCGTCACAACCTTCAACTATTTGCTCCCGCCCGAGCTTCTCAAGTTCCGGGATGCTTTCACCTTCTCGCTCGTCATCCTGATCCTGCTGTGGCGTCCCGACGGGCTAATCCAAGGGCCGGCGACCGGCCAGCGCACCTGACAGTCAGCAAGACAATGAACAACAGCAAGCTGAT
Encoded here:
- a CDS encoding ABC transporter substrate-binding protein, producing MVFRRGVSRLVLAAALGFGLAGSAVAEEEIIIGGALSLTGVQAPLDEPGLKGAEVAVKALNDQGGLLGKKVKLINIDGKSDPVTVGNNAINVIDQGAELIIAPCDFDFGGPASREAQNADIVGISTCASDPLYSAWSLGDKQFTLSMWNTAMGATAAEYAFNERGWKSAYVVTDQFIAYTKSLSKYFTQHYKDLGGEVVLEDAYTQGAQDFSAQLARLQALPEKPDVIFISSYMPDLGTIIRAIREVGITTPIMGGDSYDDPSLFEALGERFGNDIYFVSHTWMGSEAHPDMSKFIELYKAQHGAEPDTSFVATGWDTVMLMAQAVEIAGSTDGAAVAKALEENEFDLLTGKLSYSNAELGHQPDKSAALIGISGGKPSFLGWRRAESQPPL
- a CDS encoding ABC transporter ATP-binding protein, with amino-acid sequence MANQSLKANSITVEFVGLRALDTVSLTLNRGEILGLIGPNGSGKTTLINVLTGQVKPVSGTVTCDGEDISALLPRERALHGILRSFQTVRLFSNLTVEENIEVAAIAKGSSRREAGRVVDRLLEEFSLGTYRAELAGSLSYGDERRVEIARALAAEPKYLLLDEPAAGMNEDESATLMQILARLPQERDLGIVIIDHDMPLIMRLCHRLQAIAQGRTIGEGGVDEVRRLPAVIEAYLGADALTTEDHA
- a CDS encoding ABC transporter ATP-binding protein, whose amino-acid sequence is MLEIEEIELRYGAVKAVRDVSLRVEQGELVTLLGANGAGKSSTLKSIAGVLKPARGTIRLDGRDISGLTPEQLVRRGVAMVPETRDVFPDLTVEENLQLGAFCRRRDTRGVAASQERMFELFPLLAERIRQPAGTLSGGQQQQLVIARAMMSDPRLLLLDEPSLGLAPVIVDRIFEMILELRQSGVTILLVEQNASKALKISDRSYVLSLGRVATSGASADIAAGSDLKSIYLG
- a CDS encoding branched-chain amino acid ABC transporter permease, which encodes MAVYVQFLIDVLSLGSLYALMALGLVIVYGILKLVNFAYGELIMVAGYSLFLLGGTPLPWLVMAAVAVLMAIGAGIATEYAAFRPVRSKSVTAVLITSFAFSTLLQNAALLFISPRARTVPLPDIFSDTVVLFGAIIPLRNILTIVAAAIMLAIFSFIMKKTVLGLAMRAAATKFTMARMLGIPANLVITSAFALSGLLAGVVSLFWLGRIGSVVPGIGLEPLLVAFIATVIGGMRSLQGAVFGGFLLALIVTTFNYLLPPELLKFRDAFTFSLVILILLWRPDGLIQGPATGQRT